Genomic segment of Paenalkalicoccus suaedae:
ATTAGCTACTCAACATGCGCAGTCCGCTCCTTAACTCGCGCGGTTCACCCTTCGATTTGCGCGATTAATTTTATTGCACCCAGTTAACGGTGGTTCTCGCGCGATTGACTGCTCAACATACGCAGTCCGCTCCTCAACTCGCGCGGTTCGCCCTTCGACTTGCGCGATTAATTTTATTGCACGTAGTTAACGCAGAATTTCACGCAGCACAGTCTTCCATTCGCGCCATCTCTGCCTATCCCAATAATAAAGAGGCCAATATAACGAACATTGGCCTCTCCATTCAACGAATACTTATATCGCTGTTCTTCCACAATTATTCAGCCTGCTCTTACAAAACCCCAACTTCCTTTAACACCACATTACCTAATACCTTAGAAGCATGTAGCATCGCTCGTTCATCAAAGTCAAAACGTGGATGATGGTGTGGATAGGCAAAGTCTGCCTCTGGATCCATGGCACCTGTAAAGAAGAACGCTCCACGCACATTTTCTAAATAATAGGCAAAGTCCTCGCCGCCCATTTGAGGCTTTGATAACGTTACCTGCTTTGTATCGTCAATGGACTTAGCCAGCTCTGCAATCAACTGCGCTTCTTTCGCATGATTAATTAAAGCGGAGTAACCGCGAGTATATGTGCAGGTAGCTTCAGCGCCGTAAGAAGCGGCAACATTGGAGACGATTTGACCTAAACGATCCTCCATCGTCTGACGAACCTCTTCAGAGAAGCTTCTAGCAGTCCCGGTAATCTTAGCGGTATCTGCAATAATGTTGTATGCATTGACAGCCTCAAATGCACCAACTGAAACAACGCCAGCCTCCATTGGGTCAATGCTACGACTCACGATATGCTGAATAGACTGCACAATTTGAGATCCAATCAAAATTGCGTCTTTCGTGTAATGAGGCTGAGCACCGTGACCACCTTGACCTTGGATGTCAATTTGGAATTTATCCGCAGCAGCCATTAACGCTCCCTCTGTATATTCAATCGAGCCTAGAGGGGTAGTTGCCCATAAATGTGTGCCGTAAATAGCCTCGACACCATCTAAACAACCATCGGCAATCATCGCCTGAGCACCACCAGGCGCGACTTCTTCTGCATGTTGGTGAATAAAGACAATCGTACCTGTTAATTCATCCTTTAACTCATTTAATACCTTGGCAAGCACGAGTAGTGTAGCCGTGTGTCCGTCATGCCCACATGCGTGCATTTTACCTGGCACAGTTGATTTATATGGCACATCCTTTTCGTCCTGCATAGGCAATGCGTCAAAGTCCGCTCTAAGTGCAATCGTTGGACCAGGCTTACCTCCGTGAAGCTTTGCTACAACGCCTCGCTCGCCGACTTTCTCGCGTACCTCGTGCCCTAATTTTTTGTGATATTCTGCTATGTATAAAGGTGTTTCAACCTCTTCAAACGATAGCTCTGGATGCTGGTGTAAGTACCTGCGAATCTCCACCATTTCCTCATAATATTCTGTTAATTTACTCTCGAGCTGATCTTTGACCATGACACGTTCCCCCTTCAACTAAACATTTCATCTACAAGTGTAGCAAACAACGTCAGACCTTTCCATTTTTTACGTAGAAAAATGAACAGGATTTTCTCCCATTAAAAAAGCAGGCACAAACGCATGCCTGCTTAAATCAATTAAATACCGAATGGAACAAACTGTGATAGGTAGCCGGCCATTCGTGAGAAGAGACCAGTGAACAGCATAATACCAAGTGCGATCATGACAACCCCTCCTGTTTTCTGAAAAATAGGAAGGAATCGGTTGATGTTGCGAATCTTGTCCAATGATTTGGCATACAGCATCGCAACGAGTAGGAATGGAATACCCAGACCAAATGAGTAAACGAGCAGTAGGAGCATACCGCCAGCAGGGTCATTATTGCTTGCTGCAAGCGCTAGGATCGAGCCTAAAACAAGGCCAATACAAGGTGACCAACCAGCAGCGAATACGAGTCCAAATAATACAGAACGACCAAAGCTTGCTGATTTTTTCGGCTGGTGCAGACGTTTTTCGCTCATTAAGAATTGAAACTGAAAAATACCAACCATCTGTAAACCGAATAAGACAATAATTATACCGCCTAGCTGTTCGATGAGAGTAGAGTTCATTAAAAAGAAGCGTCCTAAAAAGGAGCTGGAGGCACCGAGAGCTAAGAAGATCGTCGTAAATCCAATAATAAAGCCGATGCTACGGCTAAAGACGAGTTTCCTCGTCGCCTGAAGCTGGTTATTTGAAACCTCTGAGCCTGTTAGTTGCGCGAGATAGGCAGGCACTAGAGGAAAGACACATGGGGAGAGAAAGGAGATAACTCCGGCTAATAGTGCTACCCAAATAGATAAAAATGTTAATTCATTAATGACAAATGAGTCCATGACGTACCCTCCGTTTCTTTACGCTTTCACTATACAGGATCAACTTATTATTTCCTACAATTCTTCAAAAAGTGTCACGAAATTGAGCGATTTTGAAACATAATGTGTGAGAAAGTCGTATTATATGTAGGTACGTTTTTTTTAGGGGGTGCTCATGATGATGAAAAAGATCACGTTTAGTATTATTTTTATCCTGCTTGTAAGTATCGCAGGAGTCACCACATACCTTGGTATTATCCTATTCGGTAATTATGCAATAGATGAAACTGATTTAATTATGAAAGAATCCACTACAATTACAGATACAGACGGACAAGAGATTACGAGACTTTTCACGGAGAATAGAGAAGTTGTCGGTATAGATGAGATACCAACGCATGTACGTGAGGCCTTTATTGCGGTCGAGGATCAACGCTTTATGCAACATACAGGCATTGATTTTCGCTCAATAGGACGGGCTTTATATCGGGATATTATGACACAGTCAGCAGCAGAGGGTGGAAGTACGATTACCCAGCAACTAGCTAAAAATGTGTTTTTATCTCCCGAAAAATCGATTCTACGTAAGACAGAGGAAGTATTGATTGCGATCAACTTAGAGCATCGGTATTCAAAAGAAGAAATTCTCGAAATGTATTTAAACCGTATTTATTTTGGTCATGGGGCACACGGTATTCAAGCTGCCTCTAAGCTCTATTTTGATAAGGATGTCTCGGAATTAGCTGTTGAAGAAGGAGCGTTACTTGCCGCTCTACCTAAAGGGCCTAATTTGTATTCTCCATTTATTGATGCAGAAAATAGTAAGCAGCGCCGTGACGTTGTCTTACGACTTATGCAACAGCAGGAGTACATCACAGCGGAGGAGACGGTTGCTCTTCAAGGGCGTACGATTCCAACTGAGCAACATAGTATCGTTGCGAACCCTGCACATTTAACGTATGTAGATCTTGTGATTGATGAAGCGGTAGACACGTATGGTATTAGTGAGACGGCTATTTTAGAAGGTGGCTACGAAATCGTCGTCGCAATGAATCAAGAGATGCAGGAGTCGTCCTATAATCAATTTCAACAGGCGGCAACCTTTCCAGAAGCCCCTGAGTCCAACCCAGTTCAAGGAAGCTTTGTCCTACTCGACAATGAAACCGGGGGCGTAACAGCCGTTCAGGGTGGAAGAGACTACGTAAGAAAAGGCTTTAATCGAGTGACGGCGCTCAGACAGCCAGGCTCTACCTTTAAGCCGATAGCTGTTTATGCGCCAGCTTTAGAATCTGGCAACTATCATCCTTACTCCTTGCTTTCGGACGAGGAGCAAGCGTTTGGTGACTATACACCAACTAATTTATCCGGCTCGTATAGCGGAGAAATGTCCATGTATGATGCGCTTAGAGATTCTATTAATATGCCATCTGTTTGGCTTTTAGACCAAATCGGTGTTGACTATGCAAAGCGATTTTTAGCACTGCAGCAGATGAATCTCGATGAAAGTGGACTTGGGATCGCACTAGGCGGTCTTACAGACGGAGTTAGCCCCATGCAAATAGCAGCTGCCTACCGAACGTTTGCAAATGATGGACTTTACTCTGAGCCCTACTTTATCGAGGCTATTTATGACCGAGATGGTGAACTTGTCGCACAGGTTGATCGTGAGGAAGTCCAAGTCATGTCTGAGCAAACAGCGTGGTACATGACACGTATGCTAGAGTCAGTAGTAACAGAAGGGACAGGTCAGGCTGGAAGCTTTGACGGGGCACTTGCTGGTAAAACAGGAACATCGCAAGGGACACGAGACATTTGGTTTGCAGGCTTTACACCTGAAGAAAGTGGCGTCGTTTGGATGGGACAGGATCGCACCATCGAAGGCGAAGAGATAACCATGTCGAGTTCGTCCGCTGTACAAGCATTTAAGTCTATTCTTTCCTCTGATAGCGATCGTTTAATGGCGTTTGAACGTCCGGAAGGAATAACAGACTTAGAGGATCCGATTCGCTTTGTTGCCATCTCTGACTTAGAAGCCGATATGTCCCCAGGTCTGTTTGGGGGCACCATTGATTTACGCTGGTCAGAAAGTGACGATGATCGTCTGCACTATCGAATTTATAAAGTAGAAAATGGAGACCGTTCCTTTGTAGATGAAGTTGTCGGTGACGGAAGTTATACTATTAGCCGAGTCAACTTTTTCTCCTCATCCACATATGTAGTCGTGCCGTTTGACCCTCTTACAAATAGAGAGGGAGACGCCTCGAATCTTGCAGAAGCAAGTTGGCAACTTTTCTCAAGCCGCTAGATTGGAGAACTATTTATTATAGGAAAAAGCTCAGCGAAATACTCTACTTTGAGTGGCTGGGCTTTTTTGTTCACGTCTTTTCTGTGACGAAACGAGGTTTTTACTTTCACAGAGCGACAAAAAACGTTAAAATGTGAAACGGATATAAAAATATGTTCTGAGCGGTCTTCTTTAGGGAAGAATGACCTAAAAGAGGGATTTGGACAGATTAGAGGTGTAATACGTGAATACGTTTAATGACACATTTTTGAGAGCGGCAACAAAGAAGGAAGTCGAGCATGTACCAGTATGGTATATGAGACAGGCAGGCAGATCGCAGCCAGAGTATCGCGAGCTTAAAAAGAAATACAGCTTAGAAGAGATTACAAAGCGTCCAGAAACATGTGCGTGGGTAACGAAGCTCCCAGTAGATCAGTACAATAACGATGCAGCGATTCTTTACAAGGATATTATGACTCCGCTTCCAGGGATCGGAGTGGATGTAGAGATTAAAGCGGGAATTGGTCCAGTTATTGATAAACCAATTACGTCCATGCAGGACGTAGACAAGCTCTATGAGCTAACTCCTGAGAAGGACGTTGATTTTGTTTTAGAAACAATTAAAATCTTACGCACACAATTAACGGTTCCACTTATCAGCTTCAGTGGAGCACCATTTACACTTGCGAGCTATATGATTGAAGGCGGACCTTCAAAGAATTACAATAAAACAAAAGCAATGATGTATGCAGAGCCCGAGACATGGTTTGCTCTAATGGATAAGCTAGGTGACATGGTCATCACGTATGTGAAAGCGCAAATCAATGCAGGCTCGCAGGCAATCCAGCTCTTTGACTCTTGGATTGGAGCACTTAACCAAGAAGACTATCGCTTTTACGTAAAGCCAGTGATGGAACGAATCTTTGCTTCACTAAAAGATGAAGGCGTTCCGCTTATTATGCATGGAGTTGGAGCACGTCACTTAACGATGGACTGGCAGGACCTAGATCTTGATGTAGTTGGTCTAGATTGGCGTTATCCGATCGAAGAGGCTCGTCGTGACGGTATCGTTAAAGCGGTACAGGGTAACTTAGACCCGAGTGTTCTTATGGCTCCTTGGCCTGTTATCGAAAAGAAGGCAAAAGCAATATTAGATGCAGGCATGCAACAGCCAGGCTTTATTTTTAACCTAGGTCACGGAGTTTTCCCAGAGATTGATCCTGCGAAGCTAAAGCAGCTCACTGCTTTTATTCATGACTATTCAAAAGAAAAATTAGCGCAAAAATAACCGACAGCAAAGGATGATGAATCGTGAAAAAGAAGATGGGTTTATTAGTAATGGCATATGGTACGCCACGCTCTGTGGAAGAAATTGAGCCATTCTACACGCATATCAGAAGAGGAAGAAAGCCATCTAAAGAGGATTTAGATGAGTTAGTAGAACGCTACGAAGATATCGGAGGCATTTCGCCATTAGCACGAATTACAGAGGATCAGGCTAATGGACTGCGCGATGAATTAAACCGTCGCTACAATGATGTAGAATTTCACGTCTATCAAGGGTTAAAGCACATCGACCCGTTTATCGAAGATGCTGTATTACAAATGAAAAAAGATGGTATTAAAGAAGCAGTAAGTATTGTACTTGCGCCTCACTATTCCACGTTTAGCGTTAAGTCATACAACGGACGTGCAAAAGAGGAGTCTGAGCTTATTAATGGTCCATCGATCACGAGCGTAGAGAGCTGGTACGAGGAGCCTAAGTTTGTGAAGTACTGGGCGGATCAAATTAAAAAGACAGTTGGCCAAATGTCTGACGAGGAGAAAGAGCATCACGTGGTAGTATTCTCCGCTCACAGTTTGCCAGAAAAGATCCTTCAAAACGGTGACCCGTATCCGCAACAGCTTGAGGACACGGCTAAGCTTATTGCAGAGAAAGCTGGTATTAAAAACTTTGCTATTGGTTGGCAGAGTGAGGGAAATACGCCTGATCCTTGGATTGGACCAGACGTGCAAGATTTAACTCGTGATTTATACGAAAAAGAAGGATACAAAGCATTTGTCTATTGCCCAGTTGGCTTTGTAGCGGATCATTTAGAGGTACTTTACGATAACGACTACGAGTGTAAAGTAGTAACGGATGAGGTTGGAACAGGTTACTATCGCCCTGAGATGCCGAATGCTAAGCCGGAGTTCCTAGACGGATTAGCAGACGTAATTCAAAAGCATTTAGGAGACAAGTAAACCATGTCAAAAAAACGAGTTGCAATTATTGGTGGAGGAATCACTGGATTAACTGCAGCTTACTTTATCCAAAAAGAGATTGCCAGAGGCACCATGGACGCGGACTATGCTTTGTATGAAGCTGGTCCGCGTTTGGGTGGTAGCATTCAAACAGATTACACAAACGGTTTTGTCATTGAGCAAGGTCCAGATTCATTTTTAACACGCAAAACAAGTATGAGTGAGCTAGCAAACGAACTAGGGCTTGTGGATGACCTTGTGACCAATCAATCTGGAGCTTACATTTTGCATGATAAAAAGCTTCACCGCATTCCTGAGGGAGCGGTAATGGGCATTCCAACGAAGTGGAGGCCGTTTTTATCGACTGGATTATTTTCTTTTAAGGGTAAAGTTCGAGCAGCCCTCGATTTAGCGTTACCAAAATCACATCATACTGGCGATCAGTCTGTTGGAGCTTTCTTTAGACGCAGGCTTGGTGATGAAGTTGTCGATAATCTCATTGAGCCCTTACTCTCAGGCATTTACGCTGGAAATATTGATCAACTAAGCTTACAAGCAACGTTCCCACAGTTTCAGCAAATCGAGCAAAAGCATCGTAGCTTAATCCTCGGTATGAAGTCGCAGCAGGCAACCCAGCAAAAAATTCAACCGATCTTTGTTGGACCTGACAAAAAGCCAGCTAATATGTTTTTAACATTTGAAGGTGGCTTACAGTCAATCGTGGAGGCGTTAGGTGAACGTTTAGAGCATGCGCATGTAAATATGCCTGTAACGTCTGTGGAGAAAGACGGAGAGCGGTACAGAGTGACGTTTAATGATGGCACAGTAGATGTCGTCGATCATGTTATCATGACGACAAGGCATCAGCATACTGCGGAGATTTTGTCTCAGTATGATTTTGTAAAGCCTTTGAAGGAAATGACGGCTACTTCTGTTGCAACAGTGGCAGTCGCGTACCCACTGTCTGCGATTAAAAAGGATTTAGATGGTACTGGTTTTGTAGTGTCTAAAAAGTCCAACTATACGATTACGGCTTGCACGTGGACGCATAAAAAATGGCCTCATACAGCACCTGAAGGGTATGGATTACTTCGGGCTTATGTTGGTCGAGCGTCGGATGAGGCAATTGTGTATGAGTCAGACGAAGTCATTATGGAAGCAGTTAAGCGTGACTTTAAAGATATTATGGGAATTGAAGAAAGCCCGAGTTTTTATAAAATTAAACGCTTCGAGCAATCGATGCCTCAGTATGAGGTTAATCACGGTAATAAAATTGCTTCTGTTCGCGAAAAGCTAAAGGAAACACTACCAGGAGTAGTGCTCGCTGGTGCAAGCTATAACGGAATTGGTTTACCGGATTGTGTCAATCAGGCTAAACAGGCGATTGATGAAGTGATGGACAGGTAAATAAATGTTTGAGAGCTACTAACTATTCGGTTGGTGGCTTTTTTTGTTGTTGAGATTGAATGAAGATGATTTACATGATTTTGACTGAGTGACTGACTTATTGGGTGAGGGCTAATTGCTTTGTTTGAAGGGAGTGCTTTAAAAATGAATCTATTCTTTTGTATTAAAGTGATGAACCTCTTTTATTGAATACACGCATGGTATAGCTTTTTGCGCGGAGTGCCACTGTATTTTTACGTATGTATGGTGTTCTGGCGCTAGTTGAGGTTCAATGAAGCGTTAGTGCTTTAAAATGTTTAGGGAGTGCAGGATTTACATTAAGAAATGTTCCTATTTGGAGAAATATGTGCCGTATGTAGGAGTTATGTTCCGCATTTCAGAGTTATGGACATCATGCCTGTTGCTTAAAGAGTTATGTACCAACCTATAATAGGTACGGGCCAAAACCTACCTTTATCTGCTTCCAGTTTCTATCAAAAATTGTGATGCAACCTCGCTTTGTACATGTAACAGATTACATAATCTCTGCCCTATCTCCACAAAAAAAGACCGACTACACCTTACGTAGTCGGCAAAAAAGTTCCTTAATGAAAAATGCGAATTAAGGGGAGTTAATATACTTAATTCCACCTATATTATTTTTAAAACTAGATACAAGGACTTATTTATTACTTAACTAAACCTTGTCTCTTAATTTCTCCAGCCAACGCATAAAGAGCGACAAAGCTTGCGAAGTGAGAGCTGAAGTCCGTTTGGTCCTGCTGTGGGTAAACCTCAACAAAGTCCATTCCGACAACTCCTAATGTACAAATCTCATGAACCATTTGTAAGAGCTCATAAGAAGTAAGTCCGTTTGCATCTACAGGTCCTCCAGGATTATATGCATGATCTAACACATCACTACAAATACTCAAGTAAACGACATCTGTGTCTTTACTTGCGATTTCATATGCCTGTTTCGCGATTGCACGTGGAGAAGATGCTTGACGAATATCCTCTATGGTAAGTGTCGTAGTACCGACTGATTGAGCGAGTTGACCATTTTCCTTTTTATTACGCGGTCCATGAATTCCCATGTGCACGAGAGATTCGTTGCGCACGCCTTCTGTTTCGTAAAGGCGAGCAAAGGGTGCTCCGCGTCCGTAAGGGTCTCCGTTAGAGTGTTGATTATTATCATAGTGAGCATCTAGGTGAATGATGCCAACCTTTTTACCAGTTTTAGCTAGAGCATCAATAATGGGATACGTGATACCGTGATCGCCACCTAATGCGATGGGAAAGAGCCCGCTCTTCCATACGTTTGAGGCAAAGGCACGAATCTTCTCCATTGTCTCTTCTGGCTCGGCAGGAGTGACGGCAACGTCGCCTTTATCCCCAAGCTTCAAATGCTCAAAGACATCAATGTGATCCAACTCAGGCAAGTATCCACTATAGCGACCAGAGCTTAAGCGCATTACTTTAGGACCTAGTTCGCAGCCCGTATAATCGCCCCAAGTAACAGCGCCTTCCCATGGCACTCCGTAAACAACTGCATTCATTTCTTGTTCTTTTTCAGGATGCGTGACGAGATTTGTTCCTTGCAGAAAACAGGGTGTATTTCCGTATATATTTGTCATTGAGCTTCCTCCTCTATATGTACATACTTGTAAATTATCTTTCCTACTTTCTTAAAACGGTAAACGTCTATTTACGTAACCCTATAAAAAGTTTTGTTTCGTCTTGATTTATGCTATGATAACCGTTATGTGTGCAAAAAAATGCTATACTATATAGTGAGCTGAATTACGGATGCATAGGGGTGTGGCTGATTTGAAGCAATGGGACATGCTCGACGTACTGCGTCATTATCGTCATGATCGATTGAATGACTTGCAGTTGATTAAAGGATATTTAAAAATCGGGAGACTGGATAAAGTAGAGGCAATAGTAGAGCTTGTCGTGCAGCAAGCTTTTAATGAGAGCAGATTATCATCAATGGGGTTTGATCAGTTTGCGAAGCGCCTTATCTCCTATAATTGGGAAAGCCGACCGTTTATTGTTCAATATGAGGTCAGCACCGAAGATCCAGATTGGTCCATGCACGAGAACGATTTAGTATCTTTATTTAACCTACTGTCTGATATTTTTGATGGTAAAACAGCCGGTAGCGTCGAAAATGAGCTATTAATTAACCTAAGTGAGACGGACGGAAAGTATGTGGAGTTTGACTTTCATGGAAAGCTAATAGATATAAAAGCATTTGAAGAAGAACTGCAACAACTAAAAAAAGTTTGGATCACACGTATAGAGCAATTTACATGGTCAGAAGAAAGCTTTTATATGAAGCTTCGTTTGACCTGAATAATGAAGAGGTGAAAATCGATGTTTGTCGATAAGGTTAAGATTTATGTAAAAGGTGGAGACGGCGGTAACGGAATCGTTGCCTATCGTCGTGAGAAGTATGTACCAAACGGAGGTCCTGCTGGCGGAGACGGTGGAAAAGGCGCGGACGTTGTCTTTGAAGTAGATGAAGGTCTGCGTACGCTAATGGATTTCCGCTATCAGCGACACTTTAAAGCAGAACGCGGCGAGAATGGTATGACGAAGAACCAGCACGGTAAAAGTCGTCAGCCAATGCTTGTTAAAGTGCCACCAGGTACAACAATAATGGACGAGGCTACTGGTAACGTCATTGCCGATTTAACAGAGCATAAGCAACGAGCAATCATTGCTCGTGGGGGACGCGGAGGACGCGGTAACTCTCGATTTGCAACTCCAGCAAACCCTGCACCTGAAATTGCAGAGAATGGTGAACCAGGTCAGGAAAAGGATATTGTATTAGAGCTTAAAGTCTTAGCAGACGCTGGACTAGTTGGATTCCCATCCGTTGGTAAGTCCACGCTCCTTTCAGTAATCTCTAGTGCGAAGCCAAAAATCGCCGACTACCATTTCACAACTCTTGCACCTAACTTAGGAGTTGTGGAGACAGATGATCAGCGCAGCTTTGTTATGGCTGATTTACCTGGATTAATCGAAGGCGCACACAGTGGAGTTGGACTTGGTCACCAATTCTTACGTCATATTGAACGAACACGTGTTATTGTACACGTCATTGATATGAGTGGACTAGAAGGACGTGATCCTTATGAGGATTACATCACGATCAACGAGGAATTAAAGCAGTATAATATGCGACTCACAGAACGCCCGCAGCTTGTTGTTGCAAATAAAATGGATTTACCAGATTCCGAAGAGCATTTAGAAATGTTCCGCGAGCAGGTGGGACCAGATGTACCAATTTTCCCAATCTCAGCTGTTACGAAACAAGGACTTAATGCTTTACTTCGCGAGGTTGCGAATCGGATCGAAACAACACCAACGTTCCCACTTTACGAAGAGGACGAAACAGATCAGCGTGTTGTATACACGTATACGAAGAAGGCAGATCCATTTACGATTTCGCAGGATGAAGACGGAACGTATGCGATCTCTGGACATGAGATTGAGACAATGTTTAAGATGACTGACTTCAACCGTCATGATTCTGTACAGCGTTTTGCACGTAAGATGCGTCATATGGGTATTGACCAGGCGCTTCGTGATCTTGGTGCCGAAAATGGAGATACTGTTCGAATCCTTCAGTATGAATTCGAATTTATTGACTAAAAATAAAGCGAAACCACCTAAGCATAGCGAGGGTGGTTTTATCTTAGCTAGGAGGACAAATGTCCCCTCCTTACATACGAAATATTCAGGAAAATTCAGATTATATTTTCTCAAGTAGTTGTAAAGCTTGAATGTGCACTTTATAATGATGAAATACGGTGGGGTGGTGAAAGAATGAAACGAGCAGATCAATTTTACCTTGTCCGAGAAGATATGCTGTCAGAGGCAATGCTTAAAACAGTAGAAGCAAAAAGG
This window contains:
- the obgE gene encoding GTPase ObgE, with protein sequence MFVDKVKIYVKGGDGGNGIVAYRREKYVPNGGPAGGDGGKGADVVFEVDEGLRTLMDFRYQRHFKAERGENGMTKNQHGKSRQPMLVKVPPGTTIMDEATGNVIADLTEHKQRAIIARGGRGGRGNSRFATPANPAPEIAENGEPGQEKDIVLELKVLADAGLVGFPSVGKSTLLSVISSAKPKIADYHFTTLAPNLGVVETDDQRSFVMADLPGLIEGAHSGVGLGHQFLRHIERTRVIVHVIDMSGLEGRDPYEDYITINEELKQYNMRLTERPQLVVANKMDLPDSEEHLEMFREQVGPDVPIFPISAVTKQGLNALLREVANRIETTPTFPLYEEDETDQRVVYTYTKKADPFTISQDEDGTYAISGHEIETMFKMTDFNRHDSVQRFARKMRHMGIDQALRDLGAENGDTVRILQYEFEFID